One window of Methanobrevibacter sp. genomic DNA carries:
- a CDS encoding DUF4062 domain-containing protein, translated as MDNIIRVFIGAPSDVNPEREIIKKIINNMNKYYRGTGFSKFDLIELKKDVRSDIGSGLEAQEVIDENIGDYDLFIGILWKRFGTPTKTHESGTQQEFENALKNGKEVMFYFSKLPVAPDEIDPKQLEKILNFKNDISDEGLYFEYSSLDEFEELIENNLRILAIEKNNKEPQPTKKFEKEEKSEEKSMFELIESTLNNFKEVENDSKELSALFNSLNEDFENINPPKEDNIQSYKIYSNSVADILNELSIEFKDKKNDLLTHYSEGINGLIESLELFGEYMDDNTRQDMKKSIEAHIEVLNTTTKQMHEVIEIYDKIPPMTNKLIRAKGKFIKNIKELQKDVKNLRSLLYKSLIELNDSSK; from the coding sequence ATGGACAATATTATACGTGTTTTTATTGGAGCGCCAAGCGATGTTAACCCGGAAAGAGAAATAATCAAAAAAATTATTAATAATATGAATAAATATTATCGAGGAACAGGATTTTCAAAATTTGATTTAATTGAACTCAAAAAGGATGTAAGATCAGATATTGGTTCAGGCTTAGAAGCACAAGAAGTAATCGATGAAAATATTGGAGATTATGATTTATTTATAGGAATTTTATGGAAAAGATTCGGAACCCCTACCAAAACTCATGAATCAGGAACCCAACAAGAATTTGAAAATGCTTTGAAAAATGGTAAGGAAGTAATGTTTTATTTTTCAAAATTGCCTGTAGCTCCCGATGAAATCGACCCTAAACAACTTGAAAAAATATTGAACTTCAAAAATGATATTTCAGATGAAGGGCTTTATTTTGAATATTCTTCACTAGATGAATTTGAAGAATTGATTGAAAATAACTTAAGAATATTAGCAATAGAAAAAAATAATAAAGAACCTCAACCGACAAAAAAATTTGAAAAAGAAGAGAAAAGTGAAGAAAAATCAATGTTTGAGTTAATTGAGAGTACACTTAATAATTTTAAGGAAGTTGAAAATGATTCTAAAGAATTATCTGCATTATTTAATAGTTTAAATGAAGACTTTGAAAATATTAATCCGCCGAAGGAAGACAATATTCAATCTTATAAAATATATTCAAATTCTGTTGCAGATATTTTAAATGAATTATCCATTGAATTTAAAGATAAAAAAAATGATTTATTAACCCATTATTCCGAGGGGATAAATGGTTTAATAGAATCATTAGAGTTATTTGGAGAATATATGGATGATAATACTAGACAAGACATGAAAAAATCAATTGAAGCACATATTGAAGTATTAAACACCACTACTAAACAAATGCATGAAGTTATTGAAATATATGATAAAATTCCTCCAATGACTAATAAACTCATTAGAGCCAAAGGTAAATTCATAAAGAATATTAAAGAGTTACAAAAAGATGTTAAGAATTTAAGAAGTTTACTTTATAAATCATTAATCGAACTAAATGATTCGAGTAAATAA
- a CDS encoding tyrosine-type recombinase/integrase yields MTELLEEAEAEEDAGIKWKKRKLKRRLLTFRQYLLDNFSLNTVKAMFTPILVIYRYYEIELFELPPINKKAANTSAPIQFEDLPDKEIIRNAVDVATPTIKPIILFMASSGCARMETLNLTIGDYIEAVNEYTNETNIFDIIADLGNCEGVVPTFHIKRQKTGKHFTTFCSPEATLAINNYLLWRIDSLLDRRRLFKVDPNYFTHGFSLVNERLNLGKVGNYNRFRSHMLRKFHASALYNDGMPMEKVNELQGKAKNQTDTAYFMANPDDLKEEYIQHLPALTMSKEIEKITVKSPEFIKMEKENAEYKKRMDGIDEEIRQLKKEVLMNIK; encoded by the coding sequence TTGACTGAACTCTTGGAAGAAGCTGAAGCAGAAGAAGACGCAGGCATAAAATGGAAAAAGAGAAAATTGAAAAGAAGACTGTTGACCTTTAGACAATATCTTCTTGACAATTTTTCATTGAATACTGTAAAAGCAATGTTCACACCCATACTTGTAATCTACAGGTATTATGAAATTGAACTTTTCGAATTGCCTCCAATAAATAAAAAAGCTGCAAACACCTCCGCACCTATACAATTTGAAGACCTGCCCGATAAGGAAATCATCAGAAATGCCGTGGATGTGGCTACACCAACAATTAAACCCATCATATTATTTATGGCATCCAGCGGTTGTGCCAGAATGGAAACACTAAACCTGACAATCGGAGATTATATTGAGGCAGTAAATGAATACACAAACGAAACCAATATCTTTGATATAATTGCGGATTTGGGAAACTGTGAAGGTGTAGTTCCAACATTTCACATCAAAAGACAAAAAACAGGAAAACATTTTACCACATTCTGCAGTCCTGAAGCAACTCTTGCAATAAACAATTACCTGCTGTGGAGAATAGACTCTTTACTTGATCGCCGTCGACTTTTTAAGGTAGACCCCAATTATTTTACACATGGATTTTCACTTGTAAATGAAAGATTAAACTTAGGTAAAGTAGGTAACTACAACCGTTTCCGCAGCCACATGCTGAGAAAGTTTCATGCAAGCGCATTGTACAATGACGGCATGCCAATGGAAAAAGTTAATGAACTGCAGGGGAAAGCTAAAAACCAAACAGATACCGCTTACTTTATGGCCAATCCTGATGATTTGAAAGAAGAATATATTCAGCATTTACCTGCACTTACCATGAGCAAGGAGATTGAAAAGATTACCGTCAAATCTCCAGAGTTTATTAAGATGGAAAAGGAAAATGCAGAGTATAAAAAACGAATGGACGGTATTGATGAAGAAATCAGACAGCTTAAAAAGGAAGTCTTAATGAATATCAAATAA
- the mcrD gene encoding methyl-coenzyme M reductase operon protein D → MDESEQINVIDVKITPYRFLKPNTTEKILNDIYKLDGHQRVLIHGPSIPKKVFYGPGKGHVVNHTDRKEINVKGNNVELRVMVGELIVTVDISKFNEFMDNLEEILEKHMPCDYYILIGIFTRTKTTISDYLKYGNNFESVIDKRYIGLVDSRANTSETVKVIK, encoded by the coding sequence ATGGATGAATCCGAACAAATTAATGTTATAGACGTTAAAATTACCCCATATAGATTTTTAAAACCTAACACTACTGAAAAAATATTAAATGATATTTATAAATTGGACGGACACCAGAGAGTACTAATTCATGGGCCGTCCATTCCAAAAAAGGTATTTTATGGACCTGGAAAGGGTCATGTAGTAAACCATACTGACAGGAAAGAAATAAATGTAAAAGGCAACAATGTCGAATTACGAGTAATGGTTGGAGAATTAATCGTTACTGTGGACATATCCAAATTTAATGAATTTATGGACAATTTAGAAGAGATTCTGGAAAAACACATGCCATGCGATTATTATATACTAATCGGCATATTTACAAGAACAAAAACCACAATTTCAGATTATTTAAAATATGGGAATAATTTTGAAAGTGTTATTGACAAACGTTACATTGGTTTAGTCGATTCACGGGCAAATACTTCTGAAACAGTTAAAGTTATTAAATGA
- the mcrG gene encoding coenzyme-B sulfoethylthiotransferase subunit gamma, whose protein sequence is MEYKAQYGPGETIIAENRRKHMNPDHEFKKIRSVSDEGLVKILGHRNPGESYKTVHPPLEEMEDDGDIIKSIVEPTPGAAKGIRVRYIQFADSMYNAPAQPYDRARTYMWRYRGVDTGTLSGRQVIEIREQDLEKISKELIETDIFDPARCGMRGATVHGHSLRLDENGLMFDGLQRYIFNEEDGHVYYVKDQVGRQLDEAIDVGAPLDENYLKEITTIYREDNVGMRQDKEALEVIENIHTARTEGGYGMGVFSKDLKKKLGE, encoded by the coding sequence ATGGAATATAAAGCACAATATGGTCCGGGCGAAACAATAATTGCTGAAAATAGAAGAAAACACATGAACCCCGACCATGAATTTAAAAAAATCAGATCAGTTTCTGATGAAGGATTAGTTAAAATTTTAGGTCACAGAAACCCTGGTGAAAGTTATAAAACAGTACACCCTCCATTAGAAGAAATGGAAGATGACGGAGATATTATTAAAAGTATCGTTGAACCTACTCCCGGTGCTGCTAAAGGAATTAGAGTAAGATATATCCAATTTGCAGATTCAATGTATAATGCTCCAGCACAACCCTATGACCGGGCAAGAACATACATGTGGAGATACAGAGGAGTGGATACAGGTACCTTATCCGGAAGACAGGTTATCGAAATAAGAGAACAGGATTTAGAAAAGATTTCTAAAGAACTGATTGAAACAGATATTTTCGACCCTGCAAGATGCGGAATGAGAGGAGCTACAGTACATGGCCACTCATTAAGACTTGATGAAAATGGTTTAATGTTTGATGGTCTTCAAAGATATATCTTCAACGAAGAGGACGGTCATGTTTACTATGTAAAAGATCAGGTGGGACGTCAACTTGACGAAGCGATTGATGTAGGCGCTCCTTTGGACGAAAACTATCTTAAAGAAATTACTACAATATACAGAGAAGATAATGTAGGTATGAGGCAAGATAAAGAAGCGTTAGAAGTTATAGAAAACATTCATACAGCACGTACAGAAGGTGGTTATGGCATGGGAGTATTTTCAAAAGACTTAAAAAAGAAATTAGGTGAATGA
- the mcrA gene encoding coenzyme-B sulfoethylthiotransferase subunit alpha, with amino-acid sequence MGLENKKFLSALNQKFKGEDQENDHTSFYCFDGWKQSARKREFNDSAEKLAKERNIPFYNPDIGVPLGQRQLMAYKVSGTEDYVEGDDLHFCNNSAIQQLVDDIKRTIIVGMDTAHSVLQERLGVEVTPETINEYMENINHALPGGAVVQEHMVEVHPGLVDDCYAKIFTGNDDLADELDKRMLIDINKEFPEEQAEMLKSYVGNKTYQVSRVPTLVVRACDGGTVSRWSAMQIGMSFINAYKLCAGEAAIADFSYAAKHADVIGMGSFLPSRRARGPNEPGGVSFGTLADIVQTSRISDDSCEISLEVITAAAVLYDQVWLGSYMSGGVGFTQYASAAYTDDILDDFLYYGKDYVEDHYGMCNADLSMDTVRDIATEVTLYGLEQYETPTLLETHFGGSQRASVVSAAAGCSTAFATGNSNAGVNGWYLSIFLHKETHSRLGFYVYDLQDQAGASNSLSIRSDEGLIHELRGPNYPNYAMNVGHQPEYAGIAQAPHAARGDAFCTNPLIKIAFADSHITFDFKHPRKEIARGALREFEPAGEREIIIPTR; translated from the coding sequence ATGGGTTTAGAGAATAAAAAATTTTTAAGCGCATTAAATCAAAAATTTAAAGGTGAAGATCAGGAAAACGACCACACCAGTTTCTACTGTTTCGATGGATGGAAACAATCTGCCAGAAAAAGAGAATTTAATGATTCTGCAGAAAAATTAGCTAAAGAAAGAAACATTCCTTTTTATAACCCCGACATTGGTGTGCCTTTAGGTCAAAGACAGTTAATGGCTTACAAAGTTTCTGGAACTGAGGATTATGTTGAAGGTGACGATTTACACTTCTGTAACAATTCAGCTATCCAGCAATTAGTTGATGACATTAAAAGAACAATCATTGTTGGAATGGACACTGCACACTCAGTATTACAAGAAAGATTAGGAGTGGAAGTAACTCCGGAAACAATTAATGAATATATGGAAAACATTAACCACGCTCTACCAGGGGGTGCGGTTGTACAAGAACATATGGTGGAAGTGCATCCAGGTCTTGTAGATGATTGTTACGCTAAAATATTTACCGGAAATGACGATTTGGCTGATGAATTAGATAAAAGAATGTTAATTGATATTAACAAAGAGTTTCCAGAAGAACAGGCTGAAATGCTTAAAAGCTATGTTGGAAATAAAACCTACCAGGTGAGCAGAGTTCCCACACTTGTTGTTAGAGCCTGTGATGGAGGTACAGTTTCCAGATGGTCTGCAATGCAAATAGGTATGAGTTTTATTAATGCATATAAGTTATGTGCAGGAGAAGCAGCTATTGCTGACTTTTCATATGCTGCAAAACATGCAGACGTTATTGGTATGGGGTCATTCTTACCGTCAAGACGTGCAAGAGGTCCTAATGAACCCGGAGGAGTATCATTCGGTACCTTGGCAGACATCGTTCAAACTTCAAGAATTTCCGATGACTCGTGTGAAATTTCATTAGAAGTGATTACAGCAGCTGCAGTATTATATGACCAGGTGTGGTTAGGATCATACATGTCCGGAGGAGTCGGATTTACCCAATATGCAAGTGCCGCATATACAGATGATATTTTAGACGATTTCCTCTATTATGGTAAAGACTATGTAGAAGACCATTATGGAATGTGTAATGCTGATTTAAGCATGGATACTGTTCGGGACATTGCAACTGAAGTTACCCTTTACGGATTAGAACAATATGAAACTCCTACACTTTTAGAAACACACTTTGGAGGTTCACAAAGGGCTTCAGTAGTATCTGCTGCTGCAGGCTGTTCCACTGCATTTGCTACAGGAAATTCAAATGCAGGAGTAAATGGCTGGTATCTAAGTATATTTTTACATAAAGAGACACATTCAAGACTTGGATTTTATGTATACGATTTACAAGATCAGGCTGGTGCATCTAACTCACTATCAATTAGAAGTGATGAAGGTTTAATCCATGAGTTAAGAGGTCCGAACTATCCGAACTATGCAATGAACGTAGGACACCAGCCTGAATATGCAGGTATTGCTCAAGCACCTCATGCGGCAAGAGGAGATGCATTCTGTACAAATCCTTTAATTAAAATCGCATTTGCAGATAGCCACATAACCTTTGATTTCAAACATCCGAGAAAAGAAATTGCAAGAGGGGCATTAAGAGAATTCGAACCTGCCGGTGAAAGAGAAATTATTATCCCGACAAGATAA
- a CDS encoding hydrogenase iron-sulfur subunit — translation MSDDLKIVGLLCNWCCYGGADTAGTARMQYPSNIRIIRVMCSGRINPSMIFKAFQEGADGVFVGGCHIGDCHYDAGNYKWSRRSKIVEDILEEFGIEKERFRHEWISASEGEKFQKTMEEFYKTLTKLGTLELE, via the coding sequence ATGTCTGATGATTTAAAAATCGTAGGTTTATTATGTAACTGGTGTTGTTATGGTGGAGCAGATACTGCAGGAACTGCACGTATGCAATATCCATCAAATATTAGAATCATTCGTGTAATGTGCTCTGGAAGAATCAATCCTTCCATGATATTTAAGGCATTCCAGGAAGGTGCTGACGGAGTGTTTGTAGGAGGATGCCATATTGGCGATTGCCATTATGATGCAGGTAACTACAAATGGTCTAGAAGATCCAAAATTGTTGAAGATATTCTTGAAGAATTTGGAATTGAAAAAGAAAGATTCAGGCACGAATGGATTTCAGCATCTGAAGGAGAAAAATTCCAAAAAACAATGGAGGAATTTTATAAAACATTAACTAAACTGGGTACTTTAGAACTAGAATAA
- a CDS encoding Coenzyme F420 hydrogenase/dehydrogenase, beta subunit C-terminal domain, producing MSYVLAKSQKDDIHSVGECGGAVTSILKYLLDENLVDGVLALRPYDDIYDAMPVFVTDSEDLLKTAGSYHCAPTMIGDLIEQFIDEDTKLAVTVKPCDMRAMHELVIRHKINRDNIYFIGLNCGGTVSPISGRKMIDLFYEADPDDVVSEEIDKGKFIIELADGGEEAVKIHDLEAEGYGRRNNCQRCDVKIPRGADIACGNWGAEDGWTFIEINDDKGQELIDGAKNIGILETKSPSDAAVEARSKVENVMINMAKKNQEATYPLVNEMDEWSRCIGCYACRDICPVCWCYENCELNKPYFKDEANIPPSPIAFHGVRLSHMSFSCCDCGQCEDVCPMDIPVSLIFDKLQKKYYNRTGYVAGVSEDIKPPLYSPEKTEL from the coding sequence ATGAGTTATGTTTTAGCAAAATCTCAAAAGGATGATATTCATAGCGTAGGTGAATGTGGTGGAGCCGTAACAAGCATTCTTAAATATTTGCTTGATGAAAATCTTGTTGACGGGGTTCTGGCATTGCGCCCATATGATGACATTTATGACGCTATGCCTGTATTTGTAACTGATTCTGAAGATTTACTTAAAACCGCAGGATCATACCACTGCGCACCTACAATGATTGGGGACCTTATTGAACAGTTTATTGATGAGGATACTAAACTTGCCGTTACTGTTAAACCTTGTGATATGAGGGCTATGCACGAGCTTGTCATAAGACACAAAATTAATAGAGATAATATTTACTTCATCGGTTTAAACTGTGGAGGTACTGTTTCACCTATTAGCGGTAGAAAGATGATTGATTTATTCTACGAAGCAGACCCTGACGATGTTGTAAGTGAAGAGATTGATAAGGGTAAATTCATCATTGAACTTGCAGATGGTGGTGAAGAAGCAGTAAAAATCCATGACCTTGAAGCTGAAGGATATGGACGCCGTAACAACTGTCAGAGGTGTGATGTGAAAATCCCTAGAGGTGCAGATATTGCCTGCGGAAACTGGGGTGCTGAAGATGGATGGACATTCATTGAAATTAATGACGATAAAGGTCAGGAATTAATTGATGGTGCTAAAAATATAGGCATTCTTGAAACTAAATCTCCTAGCGATGCAGCTGTTGAAGCAAGGAGCAAAGTTGAAAACGTCATGATTAACATGGCTAAAAAGAACCAGGAAGCAACTTATCCGTTAGTAAATGAAATGGATGAATGGAGTCGCTGTATTGGCTGTTATGCTTGCCGCGACATCTGCCCTGTCTGTTGGTGTTATGAAAACTGTGAATTAAATAAGCCTTACTTTAAAGATGAAGCAAATATACCTCCAAGCCCGATTGCTTTTCATGGTGTAAGATTATCTCACATGAGTTTCAGTTGCTGTGACTGCGGCCAGTGTGAAGATGTATGTCCAATGGATATTCCTGTTTCATTAATTTTCGATAAATTGCAGAAAAAATACTATAATAGAACTGGTTATGTAGCTGGAGTTAGTGAAGATATCAAACCTCCTTTATACAGTCCAGAAAAAACAGAATTATAA
- a CDS encoding molybdopterin-dependent oxidoreductase: MLEIKHTLCPSCSVGCGINVVLDDGEIVGTFPYKRHPVNSGKNCLNGRNSIDCYLNKFKEIDVDSAVSDALKELKSVDASDVTVFCSGNNDIDEIKAIKEFAESKNYNLAFFADDLKDFNDVATYDEVAGAGKVFVIGDLLYENPLVGRRIIHAKQNDAKIYALGKTENSVTFNIADETSNSSVQEFLDANADNIDESSVIVFNYVDSAEDLDKIEALNCKALPVFSKSNSKGAFDVVEAKSSDDMMELLDNTKVLLVFNDDIADEIEFDFTKISKIISFAPCENNTTKISDIIIPIKTWLEKDGSFVNAMGETQSFSAVVDSDALSEIEIIGRLNG, translated from the coding sequence ATGTTGGAGATTAAACATACATTATGTCCATCCTGCAGTGTAGGTTGCGGAATTAATGTAGTTTTAGACGATGGAGAAATTGTTGGTACTTTTCCTTATAAAAGGCATCCAGTTAACTCTGGTAAAAATTGTTTAAATGGAAGAAACTCTATCGATTGTTATTTAAATAAGTTTAAAGAGATTGATGTTGATAGTGCTGTTAGTGATGCATTGAAAGAATTAAAATCCGTTGATGCATCTGATGTCACTGTATTTTGTTCAGGTAACAACGATATTGATGAAATTAAAGCCATTAAAGAATTTGCAGAATCTAAAAATTATAATTTGGCATTTTTTGCCGATGATTTAAAAGATTTTAATGATGTTGCGACTTATGATGAGGTTGCAGGTGCAGGGAAGGTATTTGTAATTGGTGATCTTTTATACGAAAATCCTCTTGTAGGTAGAAGAATTATTCATGCAAAACAGAATGATGCGAAAATTTATGCATTGGGAAAAACTGAAAATTCAGTTACTTTCAATATTGCAGATGAAACTTCCAATTCTTCTGTTCAGGAATTTTTAGATGCAAATGCAGATAATATTGATGAATCATCTGTAATTGTATTTAATTATGTTGATTCAGCAGAGGATTTGGATAAAATTGAAGCACTCAACTGCAAAGCTTTACCGGTATTTAGCAAATCAAATTCTAAAGGCGCATTTGATGTTGTTGAAGCCAAATCATCAGATGACATGATGGAATTATTGGACAATACCAAAGTACTATTGGTATTTAATGATGATATTGCTGATGAAATCGAATTTGATTTTACAAAGATATCTAAAATTATTAGTTTTGCCCCATGTGAAAATAATACAACAAAAATTTCAGATATCATTATTCCTATTAAAACCTGGCTTGAAAAAGACGGGTCATTTGTAAATGCAATGGGTGAAACTCAATCTTTCAGTGCTGTTGTTGATTCAGATGCATTAAGTGAAATCGAAATTATTGGGAGATTAAATGGTTAA
- a CDS encoding pilus assembly protein: MEIYMQKIGLIRPDSNPKNSSLDLGIDWSIDYIHNSRNELNFNIILKSTETFNLSFKIEGIVYLDASEVFVQEDVSQIIFSRACNVLMNMVSLTAQSSHILSNEEKCPSLDSEHVPDTLYN, translated from the coding sequence ATGGAAATTTATATGCAAAAAATTGGACTGATTAGACCAGATTCAAATCCTAAAAATTCAAGTTTGGATTTAGGTATTGACTGGAGTATTGATTATATTCATAATAGTCGAAATGAACTAAATTTTAATATTATTTTAAAATCTACTGAAACTTTTAATTTAAGCTTTAAAATTGAAGGGATCGTGTATTTGGATGCGTCTGAAGTTTTTGTTCAGGAAGATGTTTCTCAAATAATATTTTCCCGTGCATGCAATGTTCTTATGAATATGGTCTCTTTAACCGCTCAATCAAGTCATATTTTGTCAAATGAAGAGAAATGTCCAAGTTTAGACAGTGAACATGTTCCAGATACTCTTTATAACTAA
- the idsA gene encoding short chain isoprenyl diphosphate synthase IdsA, translating into MSDVKEILGNYSTDITKTIEEELSAITPDNLAEASVYLTRAGGKMLRPALTLITAEAVGGSHKSALRPAAAIELIHTFSLIHDDIMDQDDMRRGMPSVHKVWGDDVAILAGDTLFSKAFEIIIGNVGTSPEQNNKALATVADACVKICEGQALDMGFEERFDVAEEEYMEMIFKKTGALIAAATKAGAIMGGASDEVIDAMYDYGRLIGLAFQIQDDYLDLASDEETLGKPIGSDIGKGKMTVIAIKGLASDDSGRLLEILKDDENSPEDIGEAIGILTDCGAIEYARNLALESVNQAKELLEILDDSSFKHTLVKIADFVLERSA; encoded by the coding sequence ATGAGTGATGTAAAAGAAATATTGGGAAATTATTCCACTGATATTACAAAAACAATTGAAGAAGAATTATCTGCCATTACTCCGGATAATCTTGCTGAAGCATCAGTTTATCTTACAAGGGCTGGTGGTAAAATGCTTAGACCAGCTTTAACATTGATAACTGCTGAAGCTGTTGGGGGATCTCACAAATCAGCATTAAGGCCTGCTGCAGCTATTGAATTGATTCACACATTTTCACTTATCCATGATGATATTATGGATCAAGATGACATGAGAAGGGGAATGCCTTCTGTTCATAAAGTTTGGGGTGATGATGTAGCAATTCTTGCAGGAGATACCTTATTTTCAAAGGCTTTTGAAATTATTATTGGCAATGTAGGAACCAGTCCTGAACAAAATAATAAGGCTTTAGCTACCGTTGCTGATGCATGTGTAAAAATTTGTGAAGGTCAGGCATTGGATATGGGTTTTGAAGAAAGATTCGATGTGGCTGAAGAAGAGTACATGGAAATGATTTTCAAAAAAACCGGTGCTTTAATAGCTGCTGCTACCAAAGCGGGAGCCATTATGGGAGGGGCATCGGATGAAGTCATTGATGCAATGTATGATTATGGTCGTTTAATAGGTCTTGCTTTCCAAATTCAGGATGATTATCTTGATTTGGCATCTGATGAAGAAACATTAGGTAAACCAATAGGTTCTGATATAGGTAAAGGTAAAATGACTGTTATTGCAATTAAAGGTTTGGCCAGTGACGATTCCGGCAGATTGCTTGAAATCCTAAAAGATGATGAAAACTCACCTGAAGATATAGGCGAGGCAATTGGAATTTTAACAGATTGCGGAGCTATTGAATATGCTCGTAATTTGGCATTGGAATCTGTAAATCAAGCAAAAGAACTGCTTGAAATTTTGGATGATTCTTCATTTAAACATACACTTGTTAAAATTGCTGATTTTGTACTTGAGAGAAGTGCATAA
- a CDS encoding RNase J family beta-CASP ribonuclease, producing MSVEVIAIGGYQEVGKNMTAVKIGEDVIIFDMGIHLDRISMHEDTDIDRMHSLDLIERGVIPDDTLMKDVDGKVKAIIFSHGHLDHIGAVAKLAHRYDAPLIGTPYTAALIEKQIKGERKFKVTNPIRPLNAGSKLKLSKDITLEFVQSTHSIPQAVFPVLHTPQGVIVYALDFKFDNHQKVSPPPDYKRLRELGREGVLALIVETTNATNYNEVKTHSERIARNILEDVMKGPLQEKTGMIVTTFSSHVERVQSIADIAKKSHREILFLGRSMERFCGIAQKLGILKLPKNASIYGSPKAINKALMRADEDRANYLLVTTGHQGEPDALLPRIANGRTPFNIKKGDNVIISAPIIPNPTNAANRHIMERRLKLKGARIYPNAHVSGHAGREDHREFLRMLKPQHIIPAHGDLTMLSAYAELAEEEGYRIGYDVHILRNAQAQVFKS from the coding sequence ATGAGCGTTGAAGTTATCGCTATTGGTGGATACCAAGAAGTCGGGAAAAACATGACTGCTGTCAAAATTGGTGAAGATGTAATCATTTTTGATATGGGTATTCATTTGGACAGAATTAGTATGCATGAAGATACAGACATCGATAGAATGCATAGTTTAGATTTAATTGAAAGAGGAGTTATTCCAGACGACACATTGATGAAAGATGTTGATGGAAAAGTCAAAGCAATAATCTTCTCACACGGTCACCTGGACCACATCGGTGCAGTTGCCAAATTGGCACACAGGTATGATGCACCATTAATAGGAACGCCGTATACTGCTGCTTTAATTGAAAAACAAATTAAAGGAGAACGTAAATTCAAAGTAACCAATCCTATCAGGCCTTTAAATGCAGGCAGCAAATTAAAACTTTCAAAGGATATTACATTGGAATTCGTTCAGTCAACTCACAGTATTCCGCAGGCGGTATTTCCTGTTTTACACACTCCTCAGGGAGTCATTGTTTATGCATTGGATTTCAAATTTGATAATCATCAGAAAGTATCTCCACCACCTGATTATAAAAGGTTAAGGGAATTAGGTAGGGAAGGAGTCCTTGCTTTAATAGTTGAGACAACCAATGCAACAAATTATAATGAGGTCAAAACTCATTCGGAGCGTATTGCTCGAAATATTTTAGAAGATGTAATGAAAGGGCCTTTACAGGAAAAAACTGGTATGATTGTCACCACATTTTCATCTCATGTTGAACGTGTACAGTCTATTGCAGATATTGCCAAAAAAAGTCACAGGGAAATTCTTTTCCTTGGCAGATCAATGGAAAGATTCTGCGGTATTGCACAAAAATTAGGTATTTTAAAATTGCCGAAAAATGCCAGTATTTATGGTTCTCCTAAAGCCATAAATAAAGCTTTAATGAGAGCCGATGAAGACAGGGCTAATTATTTGCTTGTAACTACAGGACACCAAGGTGAACCTGATGCGTTACTTCCAAGAATTGCTAATGGTAGAACCCCATTCAACATTAAAAAAGGAGATAATGTTATTATTTCAGCACCTATTATTCCTAATCCTACCAATGCTGCTAACAGGCACATTATGGAGAGAAGATTAAAATTGAAAGGTGCAAGAATTTATCCTAATGCTCACGTTTCCGGACACGCTGGAAGAGAAGATCACAGAGAATTCTTACGTATGTTAAAACCACAACATATTATTCCTGCACACGGAGACTTAACCATGCTTTCTGCTTATGCTGAACTTGCTGAAGAAGAAGGATACAGAATTGGATATGATGTTCATATTTTAAGAAATGCACAAGCACAAGTTTTTAAAAGTTAA